A portion of the Kineosporia corallincola genome contains these proteins:
- a CDS encoding class I SAM-dependent methyltransferase produces MTEIIPSPNIWRYPGVYEIENRSVDPDGVIEAAMRAIRPWDGLDVLDIGCGSGYHLPGFATAAASVVGVEPHPPLVQLARRRVASIDDDEARARIDVRAGTAQQLPVPSGSIDVVHARWAYFFGPGCEPGLAEIRRVLRRGGVAFVIDNDATRSTFGSWFRRWLPTYDPAAVEAFWARQGWSRRTLDIRWEMPTRADFEAVVRIEFSAEHADRILASHPGTSVDYAVNLFSYEAPKGLLRRGR; encoded by the coding sequence ATGACCGAGATCATCCCGAGCCCCAACATCTGGCGGTACCCGGGTGTGTACGAGATCGAGAACCGCAGCGTCGACCCGGACGGCGTGATCGAGGCCGCGATGCGCGCGATCCGCCCCTGGGACGGCCTGGACGTGCTCGACATCGGTTGCGGCAGTGGCTATCACCTGCCCGGGTTCGCCACCGCCGCGGCCTCGGTGGTCGGCGTGGAGCCACACCCGCCGCTGGTGCAGCTGGCCCGGCGCCGGGTGGCCTCGATCGACGACGACGAGGCCCGCGCCCGGATCGACGTGCGCGCCGGAACCGCCCAGCAGCTGCCGGTTCCCAGCGGCTCGATCGACGTGGTGCACGCCCGCTGGGCCTACTTCTTCGGCCCGGGCTGCGAGCCCGGACTGGCCGAGATCCGCCGGGTGCTGCGGCGGGGCGGTGTGGCGTTCGTGATCGACAACGACGCCACCCGCTCCACCTTCGGCAGCTGGTTCCGGCGCTGGCTGCCCACCTACGACCCGGCCGCGGTGGAGGCGTTCTGGGCCCGGCAGGGCTGGTCGCGCCGCACCCTCGACATCCGCTGGGAGATGCCGACCCGGGCGGACTTCGAGGCCGTGGTGCGGATCGAGTTCAGCGCCGAGCACGCCGACCGCATCCTGGCCTCGCACCCGGGGACGTCGGTGGACTACGCCGTGAACCTGTTCTCGTACGAGGCACCGAAAGGGCTTCTGCGGCGCGGGCGTTGA
- a CDS encoding Ppx/GppA phosphatase family protein: MRLGVLDVGSNTVHLLVVDAHPGARPLPASSHKVELKLAEQLEADGRISAAGEKALLEFVGSSLTVGEDLGVEEVIGFATSAIRDAPNGQELLNRVRTETGVELRVLAGGDEARLTFLAVRRWFGWSAGRLLVLDIGGGSLEIGAGLDELPDVAISLPLGAGRLTRDRLAGDPPDAESVRSARRYVRAEIGRVVRDVVRGGVPDQVVGSSKTFRTLARICTPMDDEGPARTLRRADLSAWVPRLAAMTESERSGLPGVSTGRARQILAGALVAEGAMELLGVESLQISPWALREGVILRRLDAVMSASGPGL, from the coding sequence ATGCGGCTGGGTGTTCTCGACGTCGGGTCCAACACGGTGCACCTCCTGGTGGTGGATGCACATCCGGGGGCCCGGCCGTTGCCTGCCTCGTCGCACAAGGTCGAGCTGAAACTGGCCGAGCAGCTGGAGGCGGACGGGCGGATCTCCGCGGCGGGTGAGAAGGCCCTGCTGGAGTTCGTCGGCAGCAGCCTGACCGTGGGCGAGGACCTGGGCGTCGAGGAGGTCATCGGGTTCGCCACCTCGGCCATCCGCGACGCCCCCAACGGCCAGGAACTGCTGAACCGGGTGCGCACCGAGACCGGTGTCGAACTGCGTGTACTGGCCGGGGGCGACGAGGCCCGGCTGACGTTCCTGGCGGTGCGCCGCTGGTTCGGCTGGTCGGCGGGCCGGTTGCTGGTGCTCGACATCGGTGGTGGTTCGCTGGAGATCGGCGCGGGTCTGGACGAACTGCCCGACGTGGCCATCTCTCTGCCCCTCGGCGCCGGCCGGCTGACCCGCGACCGGCTCGCCGGCGACCCGCCGGACGCCGAATCGGTGCGCTCCGCGCGGCGGTACGTGCGTGCCGAGATCGGCCGCGTGGTCCGGGACGTCGTCCGTGGGGGTGTTCCAGACCAGGTCGTCGGCAGCAGCAAGACGTTTCGCACACTGGCCCGGATCTGCACACCGATGGACGACGAGGGGCCCGCGCGCACGCTGCGTCGTGCCGACCTCAGTGCGTGGGTGCCGCGTCTGGCCGCGATGACCGAGTCCGAGCGCTCCGGGCTGCCCGGCGTCTCGACCGGCCGGGCCCGGCAGATCCTGGCCGGAGCCCTGGTGGCCGAGGGCGCGATGGAGCTGCTCGGCGTGGAGAGCCTCCAGATCAGCCCGTGGGCGCTGCGCGAGGGCGTGATCCTGCGTCGGCTCGACGCCGTGATGAGTGCGTCCGGCCCGGGGCTGTAG
- a CDS encoding sugar phosphate isomerase/epimerase family protein, giving the protein MGRSNNGGRKPSGNPAAKVALSTSSVYPESCADAFEIAARLGYDGVEVMVWTDPVSQDTGALKRLSQHYGVPVLSVHAPTLLVTQRVWGKEPWSKLERSLQMAESLGAAAVVAHPPFRWQKEYGAGFVDGVAQLNDSYAVPLTVENMYPWRARTREVMAYSPGWDPLEQSYRHVTLDFSHAATAGGDSLAMARALGERLRHIHLADGAGSAKDEHLLPGRGTQPCGEVLDLLSEWNWSGVVAVEVNTRKCRTRAEREAELTECLNFAREHLSSANLTPTL; this is encoded by the coding sequence ATGGGCCGATCGAACAATGGTGGGCGGAAACCGTCTGGGAATCCCGCAGCCAAGGTGGCGCTGTCGACGAGTTCCGTGTACCCGGAGTCATGTGCCGACGCGTTCGAAATCGCTGCGCGACTGGGCTACGACGGTGTCGAGGTGATGGTCTGGACCGATCCGGTCAGCCAGGACACCGGCGCGCTGAAGCGGCTCTCGCAGCACTACGGCGTACCCGTGCTGTCGGTGCACGCCCCCACGCTGCTGGTCACCCAGCGGGTCTGGGGCAAGGAGCCGTGGTCGAAGCTGGAGCGCTCGCTACAGATGGCCGAGTCGCTGGGTGCGGCCGCCGTGGTGGCGCACCCACCGTTCCGCTGGCAGAAGGAGTACGGCGCCGGCTTCGTGGACGGCGTCGCCCAGCTGAACGACAGCTACGCGGTGCCGCTGACGGTGGAGAACATGTACCCCTGGCGGGCGCGTACCCGTGAGGTGATGGCCTACTCGCCGGGCTGGGACCCGCTGGAGCAGTCGTATCGCCACGTCACACTGGACTTCTCGCACGCCGCCACGGCCGGTGGTGACTCGCTGGCGATGGCGCGTGCGCTGGGTGAGCGGTTGCGGCACATCCACCTGGCCGACGGCGCCGGCTCGGCCAAGGACGAGCACCTGCTGCCCGGCCGCGGCACCCAGCCCTGCGGTGAGGTGCTCGACCTGCTGTCGGAGTGGAACTGGTCCGGCGTGGTGGCGGTCGAGGTGAACACCCGTAAGTGCCGCACCCGGGCCGAGCGGGAGGCCGAGCTGACCGAGTGCCTCAACTTCGCCCGCGAGCACCTGTCGTCGGCGAACCTGACGCCGACCCTCTGA
- the pruA gene encoding L-glutamate gamma-semialdehyde dehydrogenase has product MDAITNVPAPVNEPPRPYTAGGADRAALEPALKEIWGTRAELTNWIGGEAVPGGGEPTDVVAPFEKSHVLGTFRAATADDTTRAIEAARQAAPAWAALSIDDRAAILLKAADLLTGSWRAVTNAATMLGQAKTIYQAEIDAVCELADFWRFNAHFARQIYAEQPAANSPGVWNRMDHRPLEGFVYAVTPFNFTSIAANLPTAPALMGNTVLWKPSPTQALSAEYTMRLLAAAGLPPGVINLVHGAGPEVSGVALNDPDLAGIHFTGSTATFQHLWQEVGKNITNYRSYPRIVGETGGKDFVLAHPSADVDVLRTALVRGAFEYSGQKCSAASRAYVPRSVWARLREGLAETTKALPVGAPTDFANFTSAVIDARAFAKHQAALERAAATAGIEVLAGGTADDSTGYFVDPTVLVVDDPADESLSTEYFGPILAVHVYDDADFDRVAAGIAKDSKYALTGAIIAQDRQAVARAMETLRFAAGNFYINDKPTGAVVGQQPFGGARASGTNDKAGAPQNLQRWTSTRSIKETFEPALDWRYPHMG; this is encoded by the coding sequence ATGGACGCCATCACGAACGTCCCGGCTCCGGTCAACGAGCCCCCTCGCCCCTACACCGCCGGCGGCGCCGACCGCGCCGCCCTGGAACCCGCCCTCAAGGAGATCTGGGGCACCCGCGCCGAGCTGACCAACTGGATCGGCGGCGAGGCCGTGCCGGGCGGCGGCGAGCCGACCGACGTCGTCGCACCGTTCGAGAAGTCGCACGTGCTGGGCACTTTCCGCGCCGCCACCGCCGACGACACGACCCGGGCGATCGAGGCCGCCCGGCAGGCCGCCCCGGCCTGGGCCGCACTGTCGATCGACGACCGCGCCGCGATCCTGCTCAAGGCCGCCGACCTGCTCACCGGCAGCTGGCGCGCGGTGACCAACGCCGCCACCATGCTCGGCCAGGCCAAGACCATCTACCAGGCCGAGATCGACGCGGTCTGTGAGCTGGCCGACTTCTGGCGGTTCAACGCGCACTTCGCCCGGCAGATCTATGCCGAGCAGCCTGCGGCCAACTCCCCCGGCGTGTGGAACCGGATGGACCACCGGCCGCTGGAGGGCTTCGTCTACGCGGTCACGCCGTTCAACTTCACCTCGATCGCGGCCAACCTGCCCACCGCCCCGGCCCTGATGGGCAACACGGTGCTCTGGAAGCCCAGCCCCACCCAGGCACTCTCGGCCGAGTACACGATGCGCCTGCTGGCCGCCGCCGGCCTGCCGCCGGGTGTGATCAACCTGGTGCACGGCGCCGGGCCCGAGGTGTCGGGCGTCGCGCTGAACGACCCGGACCTGGCCGGCATCCACTTCACCGGCTCCACCGCCACTTTCCAGCATCTGTGGCAGGAGGTCGGTAAGAACATCACGAACTACCGCTCCTACCCGCGCATCGTGGGTGAGACCGGCGGCAAGGACTTCGTGCTGGCCCACCCCAGCGCCGACGTCGACGTGCTCCGTACCGCCCTGGTGCGAGGCGCTTTCGAGTACTCCGGGCAGAAGTGCTCGGCCGCCTCGCGGGCCTACGTGCCGCGCAGCGTGTGGGCGCGGCTGCGCGAGGGCCTGGCGGAGACCACGAAGGCGCTGCCCGTGGGCGCCCCCACCGACTTCGCCAACTTCACCTCGGCCGTGATCGACGCCCGGGCGTTCGCCAAGCACCAGGCCGCCCTGGAGCGCGCCGCCGCGACCGCGGGCATCGAGGTACTGGCCGGCGGCACGGCCGACGACAGCACCGGCTACTTCGTCGACCCGACCGTGCTGGTCGTCGACGACCCCGCCGACGAGTCGCTCAGCACCGAGTACTTCGGGCCGATCCTGGCCGTGCACGTGTACGACGACGCCGACTTCGACCGGGTCGCAGCCGGTATCGCGAAGGACTCGAAGTACGCGCTGACCGGGGCGATCATCGCCCAGGACCGGCAGGCCGTGGCCCGCGCCATGGAGACACTCCGCTTCGCGGCGGGCAACTTCTACATCAACGACAAGCCGACCGGTGCGGTGGTCGGCCAGCAGCCGTTCGGCGGTGCCCGGGCCTCCGGCACCAACGACAAGGCCGGTGCGCCGCAGAACCTCCAGCGCTGGACCTCGACCCGCTCGATCAAGGAGACGTTCGAGCCGGCGCTCGACTGGCGCTACCCGCACATGGGCTGA
- a CDS encoding proline dehydrogenase family protein — protein MPKLLLAAARTRPVRASVSALPMTHKMVRRFIAGPDAPSALAVTKSLRDQGLAVTLDVLGEDVTDRAQAAATAAAYRSLLGSLSDAGLADRAEVSVKLSALGQALGADGDKIALENAFSVATAAAEAGTTMTLDMEDHTTVDSTLGVLRELREQHPWVGAVLQAALYRTEGDCRDLAGSGSRVRLVKGAYAEPASVAHPRKTDVDAAYRRCMEILFAGQGHPMIATHDMALVADACALGRARGDWELQMLYGIRADEQRLLASAGVDVRVYLPFGTDWYGYYIRRLAERPANMLFLLRHLGS, from the coding sequence GAGCGCGCTGCCGATGACCCACAAGATGGTCCGCAGGTTCATCGCCGGACCGGACGCCCCCTCCGCCCTGGCGGTCACGAAGTCGCTGCGGGACCAGGGCCTGGCCGTGACGCTCGACGTGCTCGGCGAGGACGTCACCGATCGCGCGCAGGCCGCCGCCACCGCGGCCGCCTACCGCTCCCTGCTGGGCTCGCTGTCCGACGCCGGGCTGGCCGACCGGGCCGAGGTGTCGGTGAAACTCTCCGCCCTGGGCCAGGCCCTGGGCGCCGACGGCGACAAGATCGCCCTGGAGAACGCCTTCTCGGTGGCCACCGCCGCGGCCGAGGCCGGCACCACGATGACCCTCGACATGGAGGACCACACCACGGTCGACTCCACCCTGGGCGTCCTGCGCGAACTGCGGGAACAGCACCCCTGGGTGGGCGCCGTGCTCCAGGCCGCGTTGTACCGCACCGAGGGCGACTGCCGCGATCTGGCCGGCAGCGGGTCCCGGGTCCGCCTGGTGAAAGGTGCCTACGCGGAACCGGCTTCGGTCGCCCACCCGCGTAAGACGGACGTCGACGCCGCTTACCGCCGCTGCATGGAGATCCTGTTCGCCGGGCAGGGCCACCCGATGATCGCCACCCACGACATGGCCCTGGTGGCGGACGCCTGCGCGCTGGGCCGGGCCCGGGGGGACTGGGAACTCCAGATGCTCTACGGGATCCGCGCCGACGAGCAGCGCCTGCTCGCCTCCGCCGGGGTGGACGTGCGGGTGTACCTGCCGTTCGGCACCGACTGGTACGGCTACTACATCCGCCGGCTGGCCGAGCGGCCGGCCAACATGCTGTTCCTGCTGCGTCACCTCGGTTCTTGA